AACATaatcaagaacacaagaaattgaagaagaagaaaaagaacatacGAAGAAGCTATGGCAGGAGGAACAGAAGCGTTTCCTGATCTTGGAGAGCATTGCCAAAACCCTGATTGCAAATTACTCGATTTCCTCCCTTTTACTTGCGACGGCTGCAAATTggtaaacatattttttctcAGAATCTTTCAATCTTTTCTCACAATTGAATGTTTCTTGATTCAAAATCTTTGTATGTGAAGGTGTTTTGTTTGGACCATCGATCATACAAGTCCCATAACTGTCCTAAATCCGATCACGGGAGCAGAACAGTTTCCATCTGTGAAACGTGTTCTATAGCTATTGAAACAACTGGTTTTGATGTAGAAGGGATCAAATCTTTGCTTGAGAAACACGAAAGATCCGGAGATTGTGATccgaacaagaaaaagaaacaaacgtGTCCTGTAAAACGTTGCAGAGAGGTTCTGACTTTTGCGAACAACCTTACTTGCAAAGATTGTGGAGTCAAGTTCTGTTTGAAACACCGGTTTCCGACAGATCATGTTTGTAACAAGAAGACCATTAATAATTCAGGGAAAAGCTCGAGGTGGAACGAGAGGTTTATGGAAGCTTTGAGTTTGAGAAACGAGAAAGGTTGTGGAAGAGGAAGTTCTGTTTCATCAAGATCTCCACCATCAGTTAGATccttttagttttcttctattaTAACAATTTGCTTCAACTAGTCCAAATCTTTCTATATGTTCTCATAATCTCATGTATCTCTTCGCAATGAACAACGAAGTCTTTTGTTTCCAACTTCTTTATCATTGATATGACATTTGTATCTCAGAATTCAGAAagtggattttaatttatacaatgATTTTGTAATGAAGGAGACTAAGTAACACATTTGTCTTACACTCTTACATACGGGCAGCAATTTTAATCTCCAGGGCAAAACAACCTCTTTTTCTGTTAGTTTTCCCAACACAAAAACACTTACACGATCTGGGCCTTAATCACATAATAGGCCCATTCACCTCTTTTCTTTGGTTGACATATCTCATTGTCTTTGACTCGTCCTCACGACCACGTCTTCTTATTCCTTTTACActctgctgcttcttcttctcatcttttcCATTCAACCTTCAGcaatttaatttattcataCTAATTACATATTGATAATAACGTCTGATTAGAAACTCTTATAACATGAGTATGAGTAATAACTGcgcttaaaaaaaatataaagtgcATTAATATATAACTGTCaggaaatatacatatatatatcgatcAACATCGAGCGAGAATCTTTAACTTTTCATGATTACTGAacaaattgatttatatatatatatatatatataactatacaTAATTATTTATCTAAAACTCATAAAAATTGTATGTTTGGAAACTACAATGATGTTCAAGAAGAAAATGAGGACGTCTCTATGAACATTATTGTTAGAATGTGAGCTAACTCATTTTTGACATGATTACTGGACTACTTTTTGGGATAATTTTTTAGCAAATTATGTTGACAGAACAACCAGATTTATGAGAGCAATGGATTCATCGTCGTGAGTACTATAATATAGTGTATTCATATGTTAAAATTGAACAGAATTTGTATGAGAAATGACAGTCCAAAGTTGACTGCTGGCGACTGAAAAAGTCTTTCACTCGAAatgaccaaaccaaactaatctgaaaaacaaaatcttaaccAAAAACCTTACAAAGAGTGTAAGATCGGACGTAGATGGACGAAGATAAGGATGGAAGGGAAGCAGAGATTGCCGCGAACAAGTAGATCGAAAATCGCCGATCGAATAAGAAGGAGAAAACGACAACGAAGAGAAGGACATCCAATAATTAGGTTTAGTACATTAAGGGTAAAATTGttcttttcaaccaaaaaaaggtACTCTTAAAAATGGACGCGTCcaaagagtatttttaaaaataagctCACCAAAAGAGGCATTTTTGAGAATTCCCTTTTAAGATAGTAAAGTATGCCTGCACAGCTGTGGTCCAGTGGTAAGGAAGAATTGGGGAAAGGTTGGAAGGAACTAACCCAGGTTCGATCCACCCTGGAAACAAAAATCATGGTTGTGTGGGAAGTCTGTCAGTTGGGCATTGGCCCAATTGGTTTACTTGGTAATCAGAAATGCAGGCGGCCTAATTACCCCCTGGCACTAGTCGGAAAGCATTCCAAACTCGGGACAGACAGTGTGGTGGCCCTTCAGGGAGAAGTCCACTGTGAAGCACTTCGGTGCGTTTCTACCGAGACTGACCGGCTCAGCCAATAgggtttatcaaaaaaaaaaaaagatagtaaaGTATTCATTATAGCttttataatagaaaattaattaatatatatgatatgtgaaattaataaaaatcaattcaaatttattttaatggatatataaaatatatctagatatttgtaaatactctctaaaacacaagatatgcaaaaaatatctttaaaaatatattatgtaactaatatattttgtaatcataaataaaaataatatacgaGAGCAATGAACTCATTGCAGTGAGCACTATAACATAGTGTATTCATATGTCAAAATTGAACTACATTTGGATGAGAAATGATAGTCCAAAGTTGACAGGtgaaaataaaatgtcttaCTGAAAATGACCAAACCAAGTAACCCCAAAAAACCTACCGAAGTAAACCGGATTTCAAttacaaataaaaccaaagttaTTCTAAGTCAACAAAAGCTAGATATATATTgtactagatgaggacccgcccgatgtgcaggtttaaagttttataaataaaattaaatttattaaaatttgttgtatgttatatataaattttatttttgttataatacactgatttatatccatttacaaatcttttatgtatgttactattaaaagtatattttttatacctaaatgtactcttgtatgttacaaaaatattctttatcaccatctaTAAACTGTCtgtataaacacattaagccaaatatattactttcacttctgcatagtttttcaattactaaaattgttggctcaaaatacattttgaataaaaaatatattacataatatactaatcaatgatgtatcatcacaataatgtatgaccactaTGGAGAAAACATCGGCTCCGCCTTCATCCCATTATGGAGAgcaccttgcgtccaacctcctccaccatggagagaactttggctccgcctttctcccttggagagataaccttgcgtccaatctcctccaccttctttccttgcggagataactttgtgtccaaccttctctaccatagggagaacctcggctctgccctcctcctatgtggataaaatatgttcacgtctttttgctatctcaaaatggcttgttccgacaaccaatgaaagtaaaaacaattttctaacttcacaaaaaaaatcttttgatagtaactaatgtaaatttcccaatgtatttgtgatagtaactatgccaaagtgaaagtaaaatagttggcttaatgtgtttatagataacataatatactaatcaatgatgtatcatcacaataatgtatgaccgccaTGAAAAAAATCTCGGCttcgccctcatcccttatggagagaaccttgcgtccaacttccaacatcatggagagaaccttggctccgtcttcctcccttggagagataaccttacgtccaacctcctccatcTTCCTCTGTTGGGTAGATAaacttgtgtccaaccttctccaccatagagagaccctcggctctgccctcatcctgtgtagagagaaaatgttcacgtctttttgctatcacaaaatagcttgctccgacgaccaataaacgtcaaaacttttttcaatagtcataaaatattttgatgtaactaatgctaaatttctcaatatattcgtggaagtgtctttgacacaccatgatgtagtctctgtctctgtaacgcttcaaccgccacattgtttagtgagcccatgtctacTCTcaatccatgggcccaccttcccaagtgggccctacatctattcccagcttgtggaccaacccatattcgatggccgggtTGCTACGTCTAGaagtctttaaaaacttgattaccgaccttacaaatcaacaaatgatattttcttgtgttttgtcctcactcgcaaaattttgacaatcacttccagaaaggtcacccatcatgaagttctctcaagacccttgactgaaaaaataagtgcattttagtgacgtatgtggctaaatcaattcttttaaatatttccgcaaaccagggtggcagagtctttgagctcctatggatctatcaagaaggatttttttttccaatctatctatctatgtttgttgtacgcttgtgtttgattagcctattttatcaattcattaggttgatgagcttctattcGTTATccccctttgggattgaatgaataatgataacaattatgtttgcaaaaaaaaagaagagtttatgaccaaccaatcaagttttagaaattgaaagaaaattaatttggcataattaaagaaacaatagaaaattataagcatgttaatatatgaatcccaaatcattcaaagattaaaatataaattaaaacaatctaaaaatactacaacaaattttaaaatacagtattagaaaaagaagactcatatattaatcttttttttggtcaacatattaatcttacctattacCAATGGAAAAATGAGaaagtagtagaaaattttggcttaagaaaataagaaaaatttacattcccattaaaatatattccctattaaacaaagttgaaagcaatgtttttgaataaattatttaaatatgaggcgatttttgattatatagaagtgagtacaaaatttagaattaataattaaaaatatattttctttaatccttttttctattttttaataattaatcactaaaattaaaaataagtaaataatattataatttcaaattttatgaaatatatctagatataatctccttataattattttaaaaaactttgtttttttctaaattctgaaattttttagaattataattttactttattaatatttggtaaaacaaaatattttctttttgttgtaatcaaatccttcctattaaatatttacatatgtcaaaatctcatattgataacttgacacatatcgaaatcttgttaatgactaactttaaaacccaactttatataataagatcttAAATTCTTAATAGTTGATTCTTGAGGTGgcaatcaataaaataaaagatggaGTGTTTCTCTCCAGAGCTTGACACCTCAGCTTCAATGTTGAAGCCGAGACTGACACAtcagaaaaaaaactctaccctatcaaattataacattaatacaaCTCATCAGATACAgccaataaaaattgaattatgtTCCACACATGTCGAACGATCAAGGCAGCCCTTCCTACTGGGCTTTGTATTCATTATGgcccaaataaattaaataaagtgaTACAACGTCGTTTAACAGTTAGCAGCCTAACATACAACCAAATCATATGAACATCTTCATCGCTTTCCCTGATTTACCGATTTATGAGAGAAATCAATACGATAAAAGATGGAGTGTTTCTCTTCAGAGCTTGACACCTCAGCTTCAATGTTGAAGCAGAGACTGACACATCAGAAAAAATTCTAccctatcaaattataacattaatacaaCTCATCATATACgaccaataaaaattgaattatgtTCCACACATGTCGAACGATCAAGACAGTCCTTCCGACTGGGCTTTGATATTCATTATGgcccaaataaattaattaaagtgaTACAACGTCGTTTAACAGTTAGCAGCCTAACATACAACCAAATCATATAAACATCTTCATCGCTTTCCCTGATTTACCGATTTATGagagaaatcaataaaataaaagatggaGTGTTTCTCTCCAGAGCTTGACAACTCAGCTCCAATGTTGAAGCAGAGACTGACACATCAGAAAAAACTCTAccctatcaaattataacattaatataaCTCATCATATACGGCCAATAAAAATGGAATTATGTTCCACACATGTCGAACGATCAAGGCAGCCCTTCCTACTGGGCTTTGATATTCATTATGgcccaaataaattaaataaagtgaTACAACGTCGTTTAACAGCTAGCAGCCTAACATACAACCAAATCATATAAACAACTTCATCGTTTTCCCTGATTTACCGATGTATGAgagaaatcaatacaataaaagatggAGTGTTTCTCTCCAGAGCTTGACAACTCAGCTTCAATGTTGAAGCAGAGACTGACACAtcagaaaaaaaactctaccctatcaaattataacattaatataaCTCATCATATACGGCCAATAAAAATG
The Camelina sativa cultivar DH55 chromosome 6, Cs, whole genome shotgun sequence genome window above contains:
- the LOC104790468 gene encoding zinc finger AN1 domain-containing stress-associated protein 12-like, with the translated sequence MAGGTEAFPDLGEHCQNPDCKLLDFLPFTCDGCKLVFCLDHRSYKSHNCPKSDHGSRTVSICETCSIAIETTGFDVEGIKSLLEKHERSGDCDPNKKKKQTCPVKRCREVLTFANNLTCKDCGVKFCLKHRFPTDHVCNKKTINNSGKSSRWNERFMEALSLRNEKGCGRGSSVSSRSPPSVRSF